One Streptococcus sp. S1 DNA window includes the following coding sequences:
- the secY2 gene encoding accessory Sec system protein translocase subunit SecY2 encodes MIKRSEVGKRFCWTILFVFIYVFGSKIALPFVDLSRVLNVNETTATGLQLSSAIMGGNLRGMSIFSIGLSPWMSSMILWRVFTVSKRFNLEKTSADIVGRRKMYLTLLLALVQALAVSMYLPLQTSLNSALVIAVNTMIMIAGTFFLVWLSDLNAALGLGNSVVIMMAGMVMYLPEDIMRTLSKMDIPTYWYAIGLFLILAFVYTAVLIEYARYRIPVNKLGIHNNLKSYSFLDIKLNPAGGMPFMYAMTLVSIPQYVLLLVLSMDSNAKWAAKFAKELVMGEPVWILLYIFMIALLSFAFSFVNVNGEEIAEKMMKSSEYIDSVYPGPDTRKFINGIVLRLTVFGTFYLILFTALPFSVLLWDKDLLRLTMIPGTFLMFVGMVYNIREEIHALQVNQRYTRLF; translated from the coding sequence ATGATAAAACGATCAGAAGTTGGGAAACGATTTTGTTGGACGATTTTATTCGTCTTTATTTATGTGTTTGGTAGTAAAATTGCATTGCCGTTTGTTGATTTGTCGCGAGTGCTTAATGTGAATGAAACGACTGCGACGGGCCTGCAATTATCCAGTGCCATTATGGGAGGAAATTTACGAGGAATGTCGATTTTTTCAATTGGCCTTTCTCCGTGGATGTCTTCCATGATATTGTGGCGGGTGTTTACCGTATCCAAGCGCTTTAATCTCGAAAAGACCAGTGCAGATATTGTCGGTCGACGAAAAATGTATCTAACCTTGCTACTCGCCTTAGTACAAGCCTTGGCAGTTTCCATGTATTTACCTCTGCAAACCAGTCTAAATTCAGCTCTTGTGATTGCTGTCAACACGATGATTATGATCGCAGGCACCTTCTTTTTAGTCTGGCTCTCAGATTTAAATGCCGCACTCGGCTTGGGAAATTCAGTCGTCATCATGATGGCTGGAATGGTGATGTATTTGCCAGAAGATATTATGCGGACCTTATCTAAAATGGATATTCCAACTTATTGGTATGCAATTGGTCTCTTTCTCATCTTAGCCTTTGTTTATACAGCCGTCTTGATCGAGTATGCTCGTTATCGCATTCCAGTCAATAAACTTGGAATTCACAACAACCTAAAAAGTTATTCTTTTTTAGATATCAAGCTAAACCCAGCTGGAGGGATGCCGTTTATGTATGCCATGACCTTAGTATCGATTCCACAGTATGTGCTGTTGCTGGTTCTCTCAATGGATTCAAATGCTAAATGGGCTGCTAAGTTTGCAAAAGAATTGGTGATGGGTGAGCCTGTCTGGATCCTCCTCTACATATTTATGATTGCCCTCTTGTCCTTTGCATTTTCTTTTGTCAATGTCAATGGAGAGGAAATTGCTGAAAAAATGATGAAAAGTTCAGAGTATATCGATTCGGTTTATCCTGGTCCAGATACTCGAAAATTTATTAATGGGATTGTGTTACGCTTGACTGTTTTTGGGACCTTCTATCTCATTCTTTTTACTGCCCTACCGTTTTCAGTTTTACTATGGGATAAGGATTTATTGCGCCTAACAATGATTCCAGGAACCTTCCTTATGTTTGTCGGAATGGTATACAACATCCGGGAAGAGATTCATGCTCTCCAAGTAAATCAACGATATACAAGACTATTCTAG
- the asp1 gene encoding accessory Sec system protein Asp1, with protein MYYFIPAWYGSERTWHSTTIPWYWTKDSIEFDDTINQVRVFQDAGIDRKLLIPHYAPQLRYFLHRQDLLETDYLSVFDHLQGVSPDQEMMPVQIEDLEWPSETTFAYTPFQVVAFRRGEMIAKIDMGVDGNILSITRLKDGEIAFIEYLDDRGFLSSVIYYKSGHPYFQEYLSVDGTWVLREMLTEDNHSVFVNEHVQSLFKKGVYSEIKEVIMEKMKFLLGTIIPQQDQAVFAAHPANLPFLQELGFGVKKVLSFYGKRQPLSLYDSLLYFCLKDVQLIVTDSEKTKEAILGFSPTLQSKVHRVTSFDSRLRLGNSQERKESKIFFYVGEDGFLSKKLLKNLLEILAENPLFELVFAFYSTSENHLLTLRSQLKQLIEEEIALASVQLTVTDQELGENKIQDDELAVEVPEYRYTVKNFFHENDIIKELEQTRLIVDLNDEPNLYTQIAGISAGIPQVNRTKTEFVDHLKNGYIISKEGELEKALKYFLTALKPWNEALVYSVDKIQEYTGPRLIAKWEGWMKE; from the coding sequence ATGTATTACTTTATACCAGCTTGGTACGGGTCAGAACGGACCTGGCATAGCACCACCATCCCTTGGTACTGGACGAAGGATTCAATCGAGTTTGATGACACCATTAACCAGGTTCGTGTCTTCCAAGATGCAGGGATTGATCGGAAGTTGCTGATTCCGCATTATGCTCCCCAACTACGCTATTTTTTACACCGTCAAGATTTGCTAGAAACAGACTATCTCTCTGTCTTTGATCACTTGCAGGGGGTCTCTCCAGATCAGGAAATGATGCCTGTGCAGATTGAGGATTTGGAGTGGCCTTCAGAGACCACTTTTGCCTACACACCTTTTCAGGTAGTGGCTTTTCGTCGAGGGGAGATGATTGCAAAAATCGACATGGGTGTAGATGGGAATATCCTCTCTATTACTCGCCTCAAGGATGGAGAGATTGCCTTTATTGAATATTTAGATGATCGAGGCTTTCTTTCTAGTGTCATTTACTATAAAAGTGGGCATCCCTATTTCCAAGAGTATCTCAGTGTTGACGGAACTTGGGTTCTACGTGAAATGCTGACGGAAGATAATCATTCGGTATTTGTGAATGAGCACGTTCAATCCTTGTTTAAGAAAGGAGTCTACTCGGAAATCAAAGAAGTCATCATGGAGAAAATGAAGTTCCTGCTTGGGACCATCATACCTCAGCAAGATCAAGCAGTTTTTGCAGCCCATCCGGCCAATTTACCCTTCTTGCAAGAATTAGGATTTGGAGTTAAAAAAGTTCTGTCTTTTTATGGGAAACGCCAGCCCTTGTCTCTATATGATTCCCTACTTTATTTTTGTTTAAAGGATGTTCAGTTGATTGTCACAGATAGTGAAAAAACAAAAGAAGCCATTCTTGGCTTTTCTCCAACCTTGCAGTCTAAAGTCCATCGAGTGACCTCTTTTGACTCTCGCTTACGATTAGGGAATAGTCAGGAACGCAAAGAATCAAAAATCTTTTTCTATGTGGGGGAAGACGGTTTCCTATCGAAAAAGCTACTAAAGAACTTGCTGGAAATCTTGGCTGAGAACCCCTTGTTTGAGCTTGTTTTTGCCTTTTACAGTACATCTGAAAATCATTTGCTTACCTTAAGAAGTCAATTAAAACAATTGATAGAAGAAGAGATTGCCTTAGCTTCGGTGCAGCTAACAGTCACAGATCAAGAACTTGGGGAGAATAAGATTCAGGATGATGAGTTAGCTGTAGAAGTGCCAGAATATCGTTATACGGTAAAGAACTTCTTTCATGAGAATGATATTATCAAGGAGTTGGAACAGACCCGCTTGATTGTAGACCTTAATGATGAACCGAATCTTTATACACAAATTGCGGGAATCTCAGCGGGGATTCCTCAGGTGAATCGAACCAAGACAGAATTTGTCGATCATCTAAAGAACGGCTATATCATATCCAAAGAAGGAGAATTAGAGAAGGCTTTGAAGTACTTCTTAACAGCCTTGAAACCATGGAACGAAGCCCTAGTATACTCTGTCGATAAAATACAAGAGTATACGGGCCCGCGTTTGATAGCCAAGTGGGAAGGATGGATGAAAGAATAG
- the asp2 gene encoding accessory Sec system protein Asp2: MDKQSKTSHILQIGLENWLEQVEIPEEMGWHYFSCQDLPSLKEYMEEQEIQKFKALLIDRPEDLLGLKDQMDFFQPYTIFYNHQFQQETYPEEVKELLRLKQVRAWDFSDKAHFLYQVTRFLYDGQYGDAFTAYDIRIRPDFSGSQTVLGKHLLQLTGSFGKDFTPLAQWIYNYVYDGTTPVNIWLEYEKEPSCQLQLRIQFFQSGAIGDLVKEIIYSEDDLKEPILLDEFERYYLAFCLEAKGEGELKIGALHKRYSHGPFGEMTVGAQTLRDSKRQEIFAYFHPGDMKPPLNIYFSGYRPAEGFEGFVMMRRMGSPFILFSDPRLEGGSFYMGSQELEDQIVAYIDQYLDWLGFGPKEMNFSGLSMGTFGALYYGSSYSPHAILVGKPIVNLGDVAANLKFKRPDEFGTSLDMMQLLVGQVSREGIDLLNQRFWDRFNQADLKDTILAMAYMRDDDYDQLAYPKILEALYDHPVRIISSSRPGRHNDASAPIVEWFLTQYKEIMERDFGRIE; the protein is encoded by the coding sequence ATGGACAAACAGTCGAAAACAAGTCATATTCTTCAAATTGGTTTAGAAAATTGGCTGGAACAAGTAGAGATTCCAGAAGAAATGGGTTGGCACTATTTTTCATGCCAGGATTTGCCCTCTCTAAAAGAGTATATGGAAGAGCAGGAAATCCAAAAATTCAAAGCCTTACTAATAGATCGACCTGAAGATTTGTTGGGCTTAAAAGATCAGATGGACTTTTTCCAACCCTATACCATTTTTTACAATCATCAGTTCCAACAAGAAACCTATCCGGAAGAAGTGAAGGAATTGCTTCGGTTGAAGCAGGTTAGGGCTTGGGATTTTTCAGACAAAGCCCATTTTCTCTATCAAGTCACTCGTTTCCTTTATGATGGTCAGTATGGGGATGCTTTTACGGCTTACGATATCCGCATTCGTCCTGATTTTTCAGGCTCGCAGACAGTTTTAGGAAAACATCTCTTGCAGCTGACGGGATCTTTCGGGAAGGACTTTACTCCCTTGGCTCAATGGATTTATAATTATGTTTACGATGGGACTACTCCCGTTAATATATGGTTAGAGTATGAAAAAGAGCCCTCTTGTCAACTTCAATTGCGTATTCAATTTTTCCAAAGTGGCGCTATTGGTGATCTCGTGAAAGAGATTATCTACTCTGAGGATGACCTAAAAGAGCCAATCTTGCTAGATGAATTTGAGCGATATTATCTAGCCTTTTGTCTGGAAGCAAAAGGAGAAGGGGAGTTGAAGATTGGGGCCTTACACAAACGTTATTCTCATGGTCCTTTTGGGGAAATGACCGTTGGGGCCCAGACACTTCGGGATAGCAAGCGTCAGGAAATCTTTGCTTACTTCCATCCTGGAGATATGAAACCGCCTTTGAATATTTATTTTTCAGGGTATCGTCCGGCTGAAGGATTTGAAGGATTTGTCATGATGCGAAGAATGGGAAGTCCCTTTATCCTCTTTTCAGATCCGCGCTTAGAGGGTGGCTCCTTCTATATGGGCTCTCAAGAGCTAGAAGATCAGATTGTTGCTTACATTGATCAGTATCTAGACTGGCTAGGGTTTGGTCCTAAAGAGATGAACTTTTCTGGACTTTCTATGGGGACCTTTGGAGCTTTGTACTATGGCTCCTCCTACTCGCCTCATGCTATTTTAGTTGGGAAACCGATTGTTAATCTTGGGGATGTGGCAGCTAATTTGAAATTCAAACGTCCCGATGAGTTTGGGACATCCTTAGATATGATGCAGTTGCTTGTCGGACAAGTCTCAAGGGAGGGTATTGATCTATTGAATCAACGGTTTTGGGATCGTTTCAATCAAGCGGATTTGAAGGATACTATTCTGGCCATGGCCTATATGAGAGATGATGACTATGATCAACTGGCCTATCCGAAAATTTTAGAAGCCCTCTATGATCATCCTGTGCGGATTATTAGTTCTAGTCGACCTGGTCGACACAATGATGCCAGTGCACCGATTGTTGAATGGTTTTTAACCCAATATAAAGAAATCATGGAAAGAGATTTTGGAAGGATCGAATGA
- the asp3 gene encoding accessory Sec system protein Asp3, which yields MITIKQQEARRHYWGPLPSADYLWGSLIQGFARDKVVFKNPLMPSGQILKTWKSMSNFSANRWAPSLPLLKRGQSYVLDVSMTSTPSHTVMVEIVFLDRFGVPVKRQVTSDGSLAFVYPENAYAYEVRLLSAGMQEFVFHYFTIQPISSEGAEVLA from the coding sequence ATGATAACTATTAAACAACAAGAAGCCAGACGGCACTATTGGGGGCCCTTGCCTTCAGCAGACTATCTATGGGGCTCGCTTATCCAAGGTTTTGCGAGGGATAAGGTTGTTTTTAAAAACCCCTTGATGCCTTCTGGTCAAATTTTAAAGACCTGGAAATCAATGAGCAATTTCAGCGCCAATCGTTGGGCTCCTAGTCTTCCGCTCTTAAAACGAGGTCAATCTTATGTATTAGATGTGAGCATGACTTCCACACCTTCCCATACAGTGATGGTGGAAATTGTCTTTCTGGACCGTTTTGGTGTGCCTGTCAAACGTCAGGTAACATCAGATGGAAGCTTGGCTTTTGTTTATCCAGAGAATGCCTACGCCTACGAAGTGCGTCTCCTTAGTGCCGGCATGCAAGAATTTGTTTTTCATTATTTCACGATTCAACCAATATCGTCTGAGGGAGCAGAGGTTCTCGCATAG
- the secA2 gene encoding accessory Sec system translocase SecA2 yields the protein MTLDYFTLRKIKKILKEVNSWKDHMTRLTDHQLQEKTVEFRERLAQGETLDDLLPEAFAVAREADKRVLGMFPYDVQVMGGIVLHQGNVAEMNTGEGKTLTATMPVYLNALEGKGVMVITTNTYLATRDAEEMGQVYRFLGLTVGVPLKQSEDEELDPEVKREIYRSDVIYTTNTSLGFDYLTENLTASTDGQFLANFNYAIVDEIDSVLLDSAQTPLIISGSPRVQSNLYGIINTLIQTFKEGEDFKFDEEKKRVWLTRKGAHAAESFLAIPNLYNPQYHDMVRHISLALQANKNFIKDKDYVIHPNVEGQPEIVLLDQATGRLMEMTRLQGGLHQAIEAKEGLKLTQETRAMATITYQNLFKMFRKLGGMTGTGKVAEAEFLDTYAMSVIKIPTNRKKIRQDLPDEIYQTLPEKVFASLEYIKEVHANGNPILVFTGSVEMSILYSNLLLREGIAHNLLNANNAAREAQIISESGQMGAVTVATSMAGRGTDIKLGPGVTELGGLVVVGTERMMNQRIDLQIRGRSGRQGDPGRTKFFVSLEDDLMKNWGPDWIQDTYQDYDVEERIGATKPLTKRKYKNLVGRAQNASESSSQASRRMTLEFAESMNIQRDIIYKERNRLIKQEGRLDVIVEQIVREVFMRVADNKDYIDPIAFYRYILDNVSYQVDPQTTHRSFRSKKTKKNFLWEIAQRELEAKYEILGTDEVIAQFQRMAILKAIDENWVEQVDYLQQLRAALSGQYASQKNPLVEFFQEAYQSFERMKEAAKEQMVRNLLLSRVEINKKGEIVLHFP from the coding sequence ATCACATTGGATTATTTTACATTAAGAAAAATTAAAAAGATCTTGAAGGAAGTGAATAGCTGGAAAGATCATATGACCCGCTTGACGGATCATCAGCTACAGGAGAAGACTGTAGAATTTCGGGAACGTCTAGCTCAGGGCGAGACCTTGGATGATTTATTACCGGAAGCATTTGCCGTTGCGCGTGAAGCTGATAAACGGGTTTTGGGCATGTTTCCTTATGACGTGCAAGTCATGGGAGGGATTGTCCTCCACCAAGGCAATGTCGCTGAAATGAATACCGGTGAAGGAAAGACCTTAACAGCGACCATGCCTGTTTATCTCAATGCCTTAGAAGGAAAAGGGGTCATGGTCATTACGACCAATACCTATCTGGCAACCCGAGATGCGGAAGAAATGGGACAGGTCTACCGCTTTTTGGGATTGACCGTTGGAGTTCCTTTGAAACAGTCTGAAGACGAAGAATTAGATCCAGAAGTCAAACGGGAGATTTACCGGTCAGATGTCATTTATACGACCAATACCAGTCTGGGCTTTGACTATTTAACAGAGAACTTGACAGCTTCAACAGATGGCCAATTTTTGGCAAACTTCAATTATGCCATTGTCGATGAGATTGATTCAGTGCTTCTAGATAGTGCTCAGACTCCCTTGATTATTTCTGGTTCTCCTCGGGTTCAATCCAACCTATATGGGATTATTAATACCCTGATCCAAACCTTCAAAGAGGGGGAAGACTTCAAGTTTGATGAAGAAAAGAAACGGGTTTGGTTGACTCGAAAGGGAGCTCATGCAGCAGAAAGCTTTCTTGCTATTCCCAACCTCTATAATCCCCAATATCATGATATGGTCCGCCATATCAGCTTAGCTCTTCAAGCCAATAAAAACTTTATTAAGGATAAGGATTATGTCATCCATCCCAATGTCGAAGGGCAACCGGAGATTGTCTTACTTGACCAGGCAACAGGTCGATTGATGGAAATGACACGATTGCAAGGAGGACTCCATCAAGCGATTGAAGCCAAAGAAGGTCTCAAGCTAACCCAAGAAACAAGGGCCATGGCTACCATTACCTACCAAAATCTCTTTAAGATGTTTCGTAAGCTTGGAGGAATGACGGGGACTGGGAAAGTCGCTGAGGCAGAGTTTCTCGATACCTATGCCATGTCCGTCATTAAAATTCCGACTAACCGAAAAAAAATCCGCCAGGACTTGCCAGATGAGATTTATCAGACCCTGCCTGAAAAAGTGTTTGCATCCTTAGAATATATCAAAGAAGTCCATGCAAATGGCAATCCAATCTTAGTTTTTACAGGTTCAGTTGAGATGTCCATCCTTTATTCTAATCTTCTATTGCGGGAGGGCATAGCTCACAACCTCTTAAATGCTAATAATGCCGCTCGAGAGGCCCAAATTATTTCAGAATCTGGTCAAATGGGAGCAGTGACTGTAGCGACCTCCATGGCTGGTCGAGGGACCGATATTAAGTTGGGTCCTGGAGTGACTGAACTAGGGGGACTAGTAGTTGTTGGGACCGAACGGATGATGAACCAGCGGATTGACCTTCAAATTCGTGGTCGTTCTGGTCGCCAAGGAGATCCTGGACGGACCAAATTCTTTGTTTCTCTGGAAGATGACTTGATGAAAAACTGGGGACCAGATTGGATTCAGGATACTTACCAAGACTACGATGTAGAGGAGCGAATTGGTGCCACTAAGCCGTTGACTAAACGAAAATATAAGAATCTGGTGGGACGGGCTCAAAATGCAAGTGAAAGTTCTAGTCAGGCCAGTCGTCGCATGACGCTTGAATTTGCAGAAAGTATGAACATTCAGCGAGATATCATCTATAAGGAACGTAACCGCTTGATTAAACAAGAAGGTCGTTTGGATGTAATTGTCGAACAAATTGTCCGAGAAGTCTTTATGAGAGTGGCAGATAATAAAGATTACATAGATCCCATTGCTTTTTATCGTTATATTTTGGACAATGTGAGCTATCAGGTGGATCCGCAGACGACTCATCGATCATTCCGTTCTAAAAAAACAAAGAAAAATTTCTTATGGGAAATTGCTCAAAGAGAGTTAGAAGCTAAGTATGAGATCTTAGGCACCGATGAGGTGATCGCCCAATTCCAGCGCATGGCCATCCTAAAAGCAATCGATGAAAACTGGGTAGAGCAGGTCGATTATTTGCAGCAACTTCGAGCTGCTCTGTCTGGTCAATATGCCAGTCAAAAGAATCCATTAGTTGAGTTTTTCCAAGAAGCCTACCAATCCTTTGAACGAATGAAAGAGGCGGCCAAGGAACAAATGGTCCGCAATCTCCTGCTAAGTCGAGTAGAAATCAATAAAAAAGGGGAAATAGTCTTGCATTTCCCATAA
- the gtfA gene encoding accessory Sec system glycosyltransferase GtfA — translation MTVYNINLGIGWASSGVEYAQAYRAQLLRNIHQPAKFAFMDMILADNIQHLTENIGFQNDEIIWLYSHFTDMKIAPTTYTLDQVLAGFAGKPTREEVNGKIKRFFYEDQDNFLTCYLRAENSPYVERCEYVSRGILVRKDYFSYTRYCTEYFIPKNNQANLIERRFYNEDGSVAYSMQMADGREIYRFPDRYLVGRQELIRYFMQTLQLTKQDLVILDRETNIGQPIFEEAQKARLGVVVHAEHFSANNVDDQYILWNNYYEYQFTNADKVDFFIVATDRQKEILAEQFAKYTNHQPAIYTIPVGSLANLPQNENRTPFSMITASRLATEKHIDWLVRAVVRAKKELPELSFDIYGKGGEEGKLRSLIDELGAADYIHLKGHANLEEIYKNYEVYLSASTSEGFGLTLMEAIGSGLPIIGFDVPYGNQTFVTEGENGYLIPPSADQVVDQIAAAFSEKIIQLYKKDDLASIRQASYARAEDFLTSRVEEAWAQLIEEVTHAECI, via the coding sequence ATGACAGTATACAATATCAATCTTGGAATCGGTTGGGCTAGCAGTGGTGTTGAGTATGCCCAGGCCTACCGTGCCCAGTTGTTACGCAATATCCATCAACCAGCTAAGTTTGCCTTTATGGATATGATTCTAGCCGATAATATCCAGCATTTAACAGAAAATATCGGTTTTCAAAATGATGAAATCATCTGGCTCTATAGCCATTTTACGGATATGAAGATTGCGCCAACGACTTATACCCTTGATCAGGTCTTAGCAGGATTTGCCGGAAAACCGACTCGTGAAGAAGTCAATGGTAAGATCAAGCGCTTCTTTTATGAGGACCAGGACAACTTTTTGACCTGCTACTTGCGGGCAGAAAATAGTCCTTATGTCGAACGTTGCGAGTATGTATCTAGAGGGATTTTGGTGAGAAAGGATTATTTCTCCTATACCCGTTATTGTACCGAGTACTTCATTCCTAAGAACAATCAAGCCAACTTGATTGAACGCCGGTTTTACAATGAAGACGGGTCGGTTGCCTACAGCATGCAGATGGCGGATGGCCGCGAAATCTATCGTTTCCCAGATCGCTACCTGGTTGGTCGCCAAGAATTGATCCGTTACTTCATGCAGACCCTTCAATTGACCAAACAAGATCTGGTGATTTTGGATCGGGAAACCAATATTGGTCAGCCTATCTTTGAAGAAGCGCAAAAAGCCCGCCTGGGGGTGGTCGTCCATGCCGAGCACTTCAGTGCCAATAATGTCGATGATCAGTATATCTTGTGGAACAACTATTACGAGTACCAATTTACCAATGCGGACAAGGTGGACTTCTTTATTGTCGCGACGGACCGCCAAAAAGAAATCTTAGCCGAGCAATTTGCCAAATACACCAACCATCAGCCAGCTATCTATACCATTCCAGTTGGGAGTCTTGCGAACTTGCCACAGAACGAAAATCGCACCCCATTTTCTATGATTACTGCCTCTCGTTTAGCGACAGAAAAGCATATTGACTGGTTGGTGCGAGCAGTGGTTCGTGCCAAAAAAGAATTACCAGAGCTATCTTTTGACATCTATGGAAAAGGTGGAGAAGAAGGCAAATTGCGCTCTCTGATTGATGAATTGGGGGCGGCAGACTATATCCATCTCAAAGGGCATGCCAATCTAGAGGAAATTTATAAGAATTATGAGGTTTACCTGTCAGCATCGACCAGTGAAGGCTTTGGGTTGACCCTGATGGAGGCGATTGGTTCTGGACTTCCGATTATCGGTTTTGATGTTCCTTATGGAAACCAGACCTTTGTCACAGAAGGGGAAAATGGCTATCTCATTCCGCCTTCAGCAGATCAAGTGGTCGACCAGATCGCTGCTGCCTTTTCGGAGAAAATCATCCAGCTATACAAAAAAGATGATCTAGCCAGCATACGTCAAGCATCTTATGCGCGTGCAGAAGACTTTTTGACCAGCCGAGTAGAAGAAGCTTGGGCGCAATTGATAGAAGAGGTGACACATGCTGAATGTATTTGA
- the gtfB gene encoding accessory Sec system glycosylation chaperone GtfB — MLNVFDSYSRESQDLLHSMKESGFDHPTVVLEPNGFLPDGVESPFIYFLGQAKGEKRGRYFNEVPVPDFWEVSGDNSSGKVTYYGQEKARIVYHAASYKRIVERLEWLDDKGQVVMIEHYDQYGRKIAVTTCGDQGQHLVTTYFEGDTERLTENHQTGDLILTLDHQPMRIFKNRLDYFVFYLEYRGFDLDGLVYNTLATSFSISLQLGNKGIRGRDVLVWQEPLHDSLPGNMQLILKSPEIRTKKILIPQNATYHRALQLTSQDQHSYFGPLGYLYDFKVKDDIRKDAFVLTNSDQIEALTYLVENLPNVTFRVAALTEMSASLLSMVRYPNVVLYQNISQERIKELLKVSSIYLDINHYAEVQGIVRKAFEHQQVILAFSHTLHDCHFLAQANIFDQGKEADMVARIQEIYQSVDNYREAVAQQIAQSSSVEPAVFKARLQEGIGGHSE, encoded by the coding sequence ATGCTGAATGTATTTGATAGTTATTCTCGTGAAAGCCAAGACCTGCTCCACTCCATGAAAGAGTCTGGTTTTGACCATCCGACCGTTGTTTTGGAGCCAAATGGTTTCTTACCAGACGGTGTCGAGTCTCCCTTTATCTATTTCTTAGGACAAGCAAAAGGGGAGAAGCGGGGACGCTACTTTAATGAAGTTCCAGTGCCTGATTTCTGGGAAGTTTCTGGGGATAACAGTTCGGGGAAAGTGACCTACTATGGTCAGGAAAAGGCTCGGATTGTGTACCATGCTGCTTCCTATAAACGCATCGTCGAGCGCTTAGAGTGGTTAGATGATAAGGGGCAAGTGGTCATGATTGAGCACTATGACCAATACGGCCGTAAGATTGCTGTAACGACTTGTGGTGATCAAGGTCAGCATTTGGTGACCACTTATTTTGAAGGGGATACCGAGCGCTTGACAGAAAATCACCAAACAGGGGATTTGATCTTGACCTTGGACCATCAACCCATGCGGATTTTCAAGAATCGCTTAGATTACTTTGTCTTTTATCTAGAGTATCGTGGTTTTGATCTAGATGGTTTGGTCTACAATACGCTGGCTACCTCCTTTAGTATTAGTCTCCAGCTGGGCAATAAAGGCATCAGAGGACGCGACGTCTTGGTGTGGCAGGAGCCTCTTCACGACAGCCTTCCGGGCAACATGCAGTTGATTCTAAAGAGCCCAGAAATCCGTACCAAGAAGATCTTGATTCCGCAAAACGCGACCTATCATCGCGCTTTGCAGTTGACCTCGCAGGACCAGCATAGCTATTTCGGTCCCCTTGGCTACCTGTATGATTTCAAGGTGAAAGACGATATCCGTAAAGACGCCTTTGTCTTGACCAATTCGGATCAGATCGAAGCCTTGACTTACCTAGTAGAGAACTTGCCAAATGTGACCTTCCGTGTAGCAGCTTTGACGGAGATGTCTGCGAGCCTCTTGTCTATGGTCCGCTATCCAAATGTGGTCTTGTACCAAAATATCAGTCAAGAGCGGATCAAAGAGTTGCTTAAGGTCTCTAGTATTTATCTAGATATCAACCACTATGCAGAGGTGCAAGGCATTGTTCGCAAGGCCTTCGAACACCAGCAAGTCATCCTTGCCTTTAGCCATACCCTGCATGACTGCCACTTCCTCGCACAAGCCAATATCTTTGATCAAGGAAAAGAAGCAGATATGGTGGCCCGTATTCAGGAAATCTACCAATCCGTGGATAACTACAGAGAAGCCGTCGCGCAACAAATTGCCCAATCAAGTAGCGTTGAGCCAGCTGTTTTCAAAGCTCGCTTGCAAGAAGGGATAGGTGGACACAGTGAGTGA
- the asp4 gene encoding accessory Sec system protein Asp4, whose amino-acid sequence MSDRKKDLFYKEVEGRMESLKRRPAEKEKTTRSEKINVTFNVIIGLVILLGVIFTLFRVLGGS is encoded by the coding sequence GTGAGTGATCGTAAGAAAGATTTATTTTACAAAGAAGTAGAAGGGCGGATGGAGTCTCTCAAACGCCGTCCTGCCGAAAAAGAAAAGACGACACGTTCTGAAAAGATCAATGTCACTTTTAATGTGATCATTGGTTTGGTGATTTTGTTGGGAGTTATTTTTACCCTCTTCAGAGTGTTAGGAGGATCCTAA
- the asp5 gene encoding accessory Sec system protein Asp5 → MEMVFAIGISILSLALVVLITLQPRQQQSLSTDATSNLGKPSYWRSHRGLKLATLVVSIVFLVSLFLYMMVVQA, encoded by the coding sequence ATGGAAATGGTATTTGCAATCGGGATCTCGATCTTATCCCTCGCTCTTGTAGTTCTGATCACCCTGCAGCCTCGCCAACAACAATCGCTTTCAACAGATGCGACCAGTAACCTAGGAAAGCCAAGTTACTGGCGGTCTCACCGTGGACTCAAGTTAGCGACCCTTGTTGTTAGTATCGTCTTTCTCGTATCCTTATTTCTTTATATGATGGTCGTACAGGCCTAG